Proteins from a single region of Verrucomicrobiota bacterium JB022:
- a CDS encoding UdgX family uracil-DNA binding protein (This protein belongs to the uracil DNA glycosylase superfamily, members of which act in excision repair of DNA. However, it belongs more specifically to UdgX branch, whose founding member was found to bind uracil in DNA (where it does not belong), without cleaving it, appears to promote DNA repair by a pathway involving RecA, rather than base excision.) produces MEVVTIEPTYPAWRQQALRLLQAGVLPEHVDWREQGEAQASLFADAEPQTALAGAGRIPVPKAFVELAQTAACHRPAVWPLLYRVLWRLTLGGDRHLLEKTTDDDVHRLTACAKNVRRDCHKMHAFVRFRKVGEVDGQEQFVAWFEPEHRIAAFSADFFVKRFAAMNWSIFTPEESIHWDGEILTVGKGADRSAVPAEDAQDELWRSYYRSTFNPARLRLKAMQAEMPRKYWQNLPEAALIETLTRESGQRTHQMLARQPEAPRPAPRNAYLHQLHALNEASPVTDTGQVAASTPTLSELRREAERCQACTLWERSTQTVFGEGNERAGIMLVGEQPGDQEDLSGRAFVGPAGQLLNAALASAGIDREELYVTNAVKHFKWKAGHDVKRRLHDKASTSEIEACRPWLWGEILNVQPKVIVTLGNTPAQSLIRPDFKILTMRGMHERSQIKDLGAVFFATVHPSYLLRLPEADREHAMQGFIADLRAAKALLDTMVAPPE; encoded by the coding sequence ATGGAAGTGGTGACGATTGAGCCGACTTACCCGGCGTGGCGTCAACAGGCTCTGCGCCTGCTGCAGGCCGGAGTATTGCCGGAACACGTCGACTGGCGGGAGCAAGGGGAGGCGCAGGCGTCTTTGTTTGCAGACGCGGAGCCGCAGACCGCCCTTGCGGGGGCCGGGCGGATTCCGGTGCCCAAGGCGTTTGTCGAGTTGGCGCAGACAGCGGCCTGCCATCGTCCGGCGGTCTGGCCGCTGCTCTACCGCGTGCTCTGGCGGTTGACGCTGGGTGGAGACCGACACTTGCTGGAGAAAACGACCGACGACGATGTACACCGACTGACGGCTTGCGCCAAAAACGTGCGGCGCGATTGCCACAAGATGCATGCGTTCGTGCGCTTTCGAAAGGTAGGCGAAGTAGATGGTCAAGAACAGTTTGTAGCTTGGTTCGAGCCGGAACATCGCATCGCCGCCTTCTCGGCAGATTTTTTTGTCAAGCGTTTCGCCGCGATGAACTGGTCGATCTTTACTCCCGAAGAGTCGATCCATTGGGATGGCGAGATCTTGACCGTCGGCAAGGGGGCGGATCGTTCTGCGGTGCCGGCGGAGGATGCTCAGGACGAGCTTTGGCGTAGCTATTACCGGAGCACCTTCAACCCCGCGCGCCTCCGGCTGAAGGCCATGCAGGCCGAAATGCCTCGTAAGTATTGGCAAAACCTGCCCGAGGCGGCGCTGATCGAAACGCTGACCCGCGAGTCCGGCCAACGCACCCACCAGATGCTTGCCCGGCAGCCCGAAGCTCCCCGCCCGGCGCCACGCAATGCTTACCTCCATCAGCTCCATGCACTGAACGAGGCAAGCCCGGTGACCGACACCGGTCAAGTCGCCGCCAGCACGCCGACTCTTTCAGAACTGAGGCGTGAGGCCGAACGCTGCCAGGCCTGTACGCTTTGGGAGCGCAGCACGCAAACCGTCTTCGGAGAGGGCAACGAGAGGGCCGGCATCATGTTGGTGGGCGAGCAGCCCGGCGATCAGGAAGACCTGTCTGGCCGCGCATTTGTAGGCCCTGCCGGGCAGTTGCTGAATGCCGCCTTGGCCAGCGCTGGGATCGACCGCGAGGAGCTTTACGTAACCAATGCAGTCAAGCACTTCAAGTGGAAGGCGGGGCACGATGTGAAGCGCCGCCTGCACGACAAGGCCAGCACGAGCGAGATCGAGGCCTGTCGCCCTTGGCTCTGGGGTGAGATCCTGAACGTGCAGCCCAAAGTGATCGTAACCTTGGGCAACACTCCGGCTCAGTCGCTCATCCGCCCGGATTTCAAGATCTTGACGATGCGGGGCATGCATGAACGGTCGCAGATCAAGGACCTCGGGGCGGTATTCTTCGCTACCGTGCATCCGTCTTACTTGCTACGCTTGCCGGAAGCGGACCGAGAGCACGCCATGCAGGGTTTCATTGCCGATCTGCGCGCTGCCAAGGCCTTGCTGGATACGATGGTGGCTCCGCCTGAGTAA
- a CDS encoding putative DNA modification/repair radical SAM protein has product MEFVRKLEILADAAKYDASCASSGAKPRDSRDGKGIGSATRVGICHSYAPDGRCISLLKILLTNVCIYDCHFCINRRSSSVERARMSVNEVVRLTLDFYKRNYIEGLFLSSGIIRSADYTMEQVVAVARKLREEHGFRGYIHLKTIPEASAELIAQAGRYADRISINVELPSEASLRRLAPEKNLQRTQQAMAGIRQRIEAATEEKQAAAQRAHAAQPPPFATGQSTQLIVGADESSDHDILQRSSLLYTNYRLRRVYFSAFSPIPSTSTLLPAQSPPLVREHRLYQADWLMRFYGYRADELTEAQGHQANLDLGVDPKLAWALRNRHLFPLDLNRASRELLLRVPGLGVRNVNRLLMLRRLSAIRLADLLKLRVSLKKCLPFIITADHHPGRAGLDQRDLRRELAPRPQQTELALFEARVTATTGEL; this is encoded by the coding sequence GTGGAATTTGTGCGCAAACTGGAGATCCTGGCCGATGCCGCCAAATACGACGCTTCTTGCGCCAGTTCGGGTGCGAAGCCTCGGGATTCACGTGATGGCAAGGGCATCGGCTCGGCGACCAGGGTAGGGATCTGCCATTCCTATGCCCCCGATGGGCGCTGCATCTCGCTGCTCAAGATCCTGCTGACCAACGTCTGTATCTACGACTGTCACTTCTGCATCAATCGTCGCTCGTCCAGCGTGGAGCGTGCCCGCATGTCGGTCAACGAGGTGGTGCGGCTGACCCTCGACTTTTATAAACGCAACTACATCGAGGGCCTCTTCCTTAGCAGCGGGATCATCCGCAGCGCCGACTATACGATGGAGCAGGTGGTGGCGGTGGCGCGCAAGCTGCGAGAGGAGCATGGCTTTCGCGGCTATATCCACCTCAAGACGATCCCCGAAGCCTCGGCGGAGTTGATTGCCCAGGCCGGGCGCTACGCCGACCGGATCAGCATCAACGTGGAGCTGCCTTCCGAAGCGAGCCTGCGGCGGCTGGCCCCGGAGAAAAACCTGCAGCGCACTCAGCAGGCCATGGCTGGGATCCGCCAGCGTATCGAGGCGGCGACGGAGGAAAAACAGGCGGCGGCCCAGCGTGCGCACGCCGCCCAGCCCCCGCCCTTTGCCACCGGCCAAAGCACGCAACTGATCGTTGGGGCGGATGAGTCGAGCGATCACGACATCCTGCAGCGTTCTAGCCTGCTCTACACCAATTACCGGCTCCGGCGCGTCTATTTTTCTGCTTTCAGCCCGATTCCGTCCACCTCCACGCTGCTCCCGGCCCAGTCCCCGCCGCTGGTGCGAGAGCATCGCCTGTATCAGGCTGATTGGCTGATGCGCTTCTATGGCTACCGGGCTGACGAACTAACCGAGGCCCAAGGCCATCAGGCGAATCTGGATCTGGGCGTCGACCCAAAGCTCGCATGGGCGCTGCGCAACCGTCACCTGTTCCCGCTCGACCTCAACCGGGCTTCGCGCGAGCTGCTGCTGCGGGTGCCCGGCCTGGGGGTGCGCAACGTCAACCGACTGCTGATGCTGCGCCGCTTGTCCGCCATCCGGCTGGCAGACCTGCTGAAGCTGAGGGTGAGCCTCAAAAAGTGCCTGCCTTTCATCATCACCGCCGACCACCACCCGGGTCGCGCCGGGCTGGATCAACGAGACCTGCGCCGGGAACTGGCACCTCGCCCCCAGCAAACCGAGCTGGCATTGTTCGAGGCCCGAGTGACCGCTACGACGGGGGAGCTCTGA
- the ribD gene encoding bifunctional diaminohydroxyphosphoribosylaminopyrimidine deaminase/5-amino-6-(5-phosphoribosylamino)uracil reductase RibD: MDWSPFMREAIAEARLARGHTHPNPAVGALVVHQGQVVARGRTQPPPGMHAEKQAIAAWQALGAPLDDSTTLVVTLEPCCTHGRTPPCTGTILASGIRRVVVGSVDPNPQHAGRAYPLLREAGVEVVEGVLAEACDDLNLVFNHWIATGEPLLALKVAVTLDGHTATRTGDSKWITGPAAREDVHRWRHYFPAIGTGAGTLLHDDPQLTARLREGTEARPRFVFDRSLRSLGQSSRDLQLFSDPYADLTVTVIPSAHRERLERWAGHFDSSEHLTDEVRALTGGSRTFWLVHGEGPAFWRHFRQALLVKGLTGLYLEAGSNLTRDLWLHRQVDYLFVYQAPKLVLDPQAPTPFHGLPVNRMADALELKALQVEHFGPDTLYRGWVKA; the protein is encoded by the coding sequence ATGGACTGGTCGCCGTTTATGCGGGAGGCCATCGCGGAGGCCCGGCTGGCTCGCGGCCACACGCACCCCAACCCGGCGGTGGGTGCGCTCGTGGTGCATCAGGGGCAAGTCGTGGCGCGCGGGCGCACGCAGCCTCCGCCCGGCATGCACGCGGAGAAGCAGGCGATTGCCGCCTGGCAGGCCCTCGGCGCGCCGCTCGACGACTCGACGACGCTCGTGGTGACGCTGGAGCCCTGTTGCACGCATGGCCGCACGCCGCCTTGCACGGGCACGATCCTTGCCAGCGGCATCCGGCGCGTGGTGGTAGGCTCGGTCGATCCTAATCCCCAACACGCCGGGCGAGCCTATCCGCTCTTGCGCGAGGCGGGAGTGGAAGTGGTCGAAGGCGTGCTGGCCGAGGCATGCGACGACCTCAACCTCGTCTTCAACCACTGGATCGCCACCGGGGAGCCGCTGCTGGCCCTGAAGGTGGCGGTGACGCTCGACGGCCATACGGCGACGCGTACGGGTGATTCCAAATGGATCACGGGCCCGGCGGCGCGGGAAGACGTCCACCGCTGGCGGCACTACTTCCCGGCCATCGGCACCGGGGCAGGGACGCTGCTGCACGACGATCCGCAACTCACCGCCCGTCTGCGCGAAGGCACCGAAGCCCGCCCGCGTTTCGTTTTCGATCGCTCGCTGCGCAGCCTAGGCCAGAGCAGTCGAGACCTCCAGCTCTTCAGCGACCCTTACGCCGACCTCACCGTCACCGTCATCCCGAGCGCCCATCGCGAACGGCTCGAACGCTGGGCGGGCCACTTCGACTCCAGCGAACACCTGACCGATGAAGTCCGCGCACTCACGGGGGGCAGCCGCACCTTTTGGCTCGTGCATGGCGAAGGGCCGGCCTTCTGGAGGCACTTCCGGCAGGCGTTGCTGGTCAAGGGGCTGACGGGGCTTTACCTTGAGGCTGGTTCCAACCTCACGCGCGACCTCTGGCTGCACCGCCAGGTCGATTACCTTTTTGTCTACCAGGCGCCCAAGCTCGTGCTCGATCCCCAGGCGCCGACACCTTTCCATGGCCTCCCGGTCAATCGCATGGCCGACGCGCTGGAGCTTAAGGCCCTGCAGGTCGAGCATTTTGGACCCGATACGCTCTACCGAGGATGGGTGAAGGCATAA
- a CDS encoding MBL fold metallo-hydrolase, whose translation MQLERHELPPIGTHCYILKDETTQHAVVFDAPQQAWQACEQRLREEGYSIDALILTHGHWDHMLDAHYFNYAGIPVWAHRDDEAIITDAQVQAAFSIPGIELRPAQVDRWLEPGPLEILGQKAEIRHVPGHCPGNILIYFPELAIAVVGDAIFKRGVGRYDLPGGDEATLMRSIKEQIFTLPPETQLLPGHGPATTVDEESRLNPYVRA comes from the coding sequence ATGCAACTGGAGCGACATGAGTTGCCGCCGATCGGCACGCATTGCTACATCCTGAAAGACGAGACGACGCAGCACGCGGTCGTGTTCGATGCGCCGCAGCAGGCCTGGCAGGCCTGCGAGCAGCGGCTGCGGGAAGAGGGCTATTCGATCGACGCGCTGATCCTCACTCACGGGCATTGGGACCACATGCTCGACGCGCACTACTTCAACTACGCGGGCATTCCCGTGTGGGCGCACCGGGACGACGAGGCGATCATCACCGATGCGCAGGTGCAGGCCGCGTTTTCGATCCCCGGGATCGAGCTGCGACCGGCCCAGGTCGACCGCTGGCTGGAGCCCGGCCCGCTGGAGATACTGGGGCAAAAGGCGGAGATCCGTCACGTGCCCGGCCATTGCCCCGGCAACATCCTGATCTACTTCCCAGAGCTGGCAATCGCGGTGGTGGGCGATGCGATCTTCAAACGCGGGGTGGGGCGCTACGACCTGCCCGGCGGGGATGAGGCCACGCTGATGCGCTCGATCAAGGAGCAGATTTTCACCCTGCCGCCCGAGACGCAACTGCTGCCCGGTCACGGTCCTGCGACGACGGTGGACGAGGAAAGCCGCCTCAACCCCTACGTGCGCGCCTAG
- a CDS encoding DUF433 domain-containing protein — protein MEASQRITIRPGRRSGKPCIRDTRITVYDVMSYFAAGMTEEEILQDFPDLEHEDILACFAYAADRERRTFVISAA, from the coding sequence ATGGAAGCCTCTCAGCGTATCACCATTCGCCCCGGGCGGCGCAGCGGCAAACCGTGTATCCGCGACACCCGCATCACGGTGTATGACGTCATGTCCTATTTTGCAGCCGGAATGACCGAGGAGGAAATCCTGCAGGACTTCCCGGATCTGGAGCACGAAGATATTCTGGCGTGCTTTGCCTACGCGGCTGACCGCGAAAGAAGGACATTCGTTATTTCCGCCGCGTGA
- a CDS encoding DUF5615 family PIN-like protein, giving the protein MKLLFDENLSSRLPEKLVDLFPASKHVRDFDLRGADDINIWYRARSQGYAIVSKDDDFREAALMHGPPSKVVILGLGNCSTKAVEELLRHRVKDIAAFIADPEASLLELP; this is encoded by the coding sequence GTGAAGCTGCTTTTTGACGAAAACCTTTCCTCCCGATTGCCTGAAAAGCTGGTAGATCTCTTTCCAGCTTCAAAGCATGTTCGAGACTTCGACCTGCGGGGCGCGGACGATATCAACATCTGGTACCGGGCGAGGTCCCAAGGCTATGCGATAGTATCCAAGGATGATGACTTTAGGGAAGCCGCCCTTATGCATGGCCCGCCCAGCAAGGTAGTCATCCTCGGCCTCGGCAACTGCTCCACCAAAGCGGTTGAAGAGTTGCTCCGGCATCGGGTGAAGGACATTGCTGCGTTTATCGCGGACCCTGAAGCGTCCCTCCTCGAGCTTCCATAG
- the leuB gene encoding 3-isopropylmalate dehydrogenase, with protein sequence MENTLKFTVLPGDYIGPEVMTVALEVLEKVTSAAGLKLDYTTHDVGGAGIDNHGKALPESTLKACEQADAILFGSVGGPKWEKLPPAEQPERAALLPLRKHFTLFANVRPGLLYPELLDASPLKSERIPDGIDIVCIRELTGGIYFGQPKTTRDLEDGDVEAIDTMVYRKSEILRIAEVAAQAALTRGKRVVSVDKANVLTTSVLWRKTVTEFFAEKYPEIQLSHMYVDNAAMQLARSPNQFDVLFTENMFGDILSDEMAIICGSLGMLCSASLGAGQNSLGNPFGLYEPAGGTAPDIAGQGIANPCAQILSAALMLRYSFGRDDLAKQIEQAVKATVQAGIRTGDIAYGTKAVNTRQMADAIVERL encoded by the coding sequence ATGGAAAATACGCTGAAATTTACGGTTCTGCCCGGCGACTATATCGGCCCCGAAGTGATGACGGTGGCCCTCGAAGTGCTCGAGAAGGTGACTTCGGCCGCTGGCCTGAAGCTCGACTACACCACGCACGATGTCGGCGGCGCCGGGATCGACAATCACGGCAAGGCCCTGCCCGAGAGTACGCTGAAGGCCTGCGAACAGGCCGACGCCATCCTGTTTGGCTCCGTCGGTGGGCCTAAGTGGGAAAAGCTGCCCCCGGCCGAGCAGCCGGAGCGCGCGGCCCTGCTGCCCCTGCGCAAGCACTTTACGCTCTTCGCCAACGTGCGCCCCGGCCTGCTCTACCCGGAGCTGCTCGACGCCTCGCCGCTCAAGTCCGAGCGCATCCCCGACGGCATCGACATCGTCTGCATCCGCGAGCTGACGGGCGGCATCTACTTTGGCCAGCCCAAGACCACCCGCGACCTCGAAGACGGCGACGTGGAAGCGATCGACACGATGGTCTACCGCAAGAGCGAGATCCTGCGCATTGCCGAAGTGGCCGCCCAGGCCGCTCTGACCCGCGGCAAGCGCGTGGTGAGCGTCGACAAGGCCAACGTGCTGACGACAAGCGTGCTGTGGCGCAAGACGGTGACCGAGTTCTTCGCCGAGAAGTATCCGGAAATCCAGCTCAGCCACATGTATGTCGACAATGCCGCGATGCAGCTCGCGCGCAGCCCCAACCAGTTTGACGTGCTCTTCACCGAAAACATGTTTGGCGACATCTTGAGCGACGAGATGGCGATCATCTGCGGCAGCCTCGGCATGCTCTGCTCGGCCAGCCTCGGTGCCGGCCAAAACAGCCTCGGCAACCCCTTCGGCCTCTACGAGCCCGCTGGTGGCACGGCCCCCGACATTGCGGGTCAGGGCATCGCCAACCCCTGCGCGCAGATCCTCTCCGCCGCACTCATGCTGCGCTACTCCTTCGGCCGCGACGACCTCGCCAAGCAGATCGAGCAAGCCGTCAAGGCCACCGTCCAGGCCGGCATCCGCACAGGCGACATCGCCTACGGCACCAAGGCCGTCAACACCCGCCAGATGGCCGACGCCATCGTCGAGCGCCTGTAA
- the lepB gene encoding signal peptidase I, which produces MKKLLLVALLSLGALAGCDSEKRSMKMLGQSMEPTIKQNEMVQVSFSEESLQNISRWDIILFESPADEGYILMMRAVAFPGETLRMEGGQLFLNGMRVDDEWPFYREPSDPQLHTYGNDEDYTIPAGTVFVLGDNSRFALDSRFYGPIEQSRIFGKAIQAAKQAKQ; this is translated from the coding sequence ATGAAGAAGCTTCTGCTGGTCGCCCTGTTGAGCCTCGGCGCGCTTGCTGGCTGCGACTCAGAAAAGCGCTCTATGAAGATGCTCGGCCAGTCAATGGAGCCGACCATAAAACAAAACGAAATGGTGCAGGTGAGCTTCAGCGAAGAGAGCCTCCAGAACATCTCGCGCTGGGACATCATTCTGTTCGAGTCACCGGCGGATGAAGGTTACATACTCATGATGCGCGCCGTGGCTTTCCCCGGCGAAACCCTGCGGATGGAGGGCGGGCAGCTTTTCCTCAACGGAATGCGCGTGGACGATGAATGGCCCTTTTACCGAGAGCCGAGCGATCCCCAATTGCACACCTACGGCAATGACGAGGATTACACGATCCCGGCGGGGACCGTCTTTGTCTTGGGTGACAACTCACGATTTGCCTTGGACAGTCGCTTTTACGGTCCAATCGAGCAGTCGAGGATCTTCGGCAAGGCGATTCAGGCGGCGAAGCAGGCCAAGCAATAA
- a CDS encoding glutaredoxin has product MKKKADIYRMVTPDHLCPWGLKAFDLLKRNGYSVNDHHLESMEANKAFKEEHGVDETPQIYIEGQHLGGYDELREHLGKGPDPKEGETYQPVIAIFAVTFLMALTACWAMLGALNVIRVAELFIAFSMCALSIQKLQDLQSYATGFVQYDILAQRYVPYAYFYAFVEGGAGVLMIAGLLTWVAAPLALFISVVGAISVIKAVYVEKRDLHCACVGGDSSVPLGFLSLTENLLMMAMAIWMMVKAV; this is encoded by the coding sequence ATGAAGAAGAAAGCCGACATTTACCGCATGGTCACGCCCGACCACCTATGCCCGTGGGGCCTCAAAGCCTTCGATTTGCTCAAAAGGAACGGCTATAGCGTCAACGACCACCACCTCGAGAGCATGGAAGCCAACAAGGCTTTCAAGGAGGAGCACGGGGTGGACGAGACGCCGCAAATCTATATCGAGGGTCAGCACCTCGGCGGCTATGACGAGCTGCGCGAGCACTTGGGCAAGGGGCCCGACCCAAAGGAAGGGGAGACCTACCAGCCCGTCATCGCCATCTTTGCCGTCACGTTCCTTATGGCGCTGACGGCCTGTTGGGCCATGCTGGGTGCACTGAACGTGATACGCGTGGCTGAGCTGTTCATCGCCTTCAGCATGTGCGCGCTGAGTATCCAGAAGCTACAGGACTTGCAGTCTTACGCGACCGGCTTTGTGCAATACGACATCCTCGCACAACGCTACGTGCCCTACGCCTATTTCTATGCCTTCGTCGAAGGCGGGGCAGGGGTGCTCATGATCGCCGGTCTGCTTACTTGGGTCGCCGCACCGCTTGCCTTGTTTATCAGCGTGGTGGGCGCAATCTCGGTCATCAAAGCCGTCTATGTTGAAAAGCGTGACCTCCATTGCGCCTGCGTCGGCGGCGACAGCAGCGTCCCCCTCGGCTTCCTCTCCCTGACCGAAAATCTCTTGATGATGGCCATGGCAATCTGGATGATGGTGAAGGCGGTATGA
- a CDS encoding serine hydrolase, translated as MKISSMRLAAACAVGFLFGSAYAAGPQEFNHQPDLEAVGVTPAEIEEIDALLESFVDEKKLSSVVGFVARGGDVVYQKAFGWKDVENEIPATTDDYYVLFSQTKAVTTVAFMTLVEQGLVSIDDPVSKYLPEFPDQVVTEVHADGTYETRPAKTPVTFVHLMSHTSGLGAGLVREIRMAERKAGEAPAGFGGFSPEKVPAGQHSGGGNYEAKYLEEEMLSLVKYPLGFDPGTQWNYHVSTNMLAYMVERISGQPLREYVKEKILDPLGMDETDWYYGEEDRERFVKAYRAVDGKLLPGTNIYSEGTFSEEQTYAEGAIGLNGPIEDYAKFCQMLLNKGEFNGHRILKPETVELMTTINRLPENSGAEKGFQFGLGFELHPEKKPVPAVSDSAFAWGGMLKTAYIVDPEKDLIVLYYTNMFEAEDLYPKFLAKAYALFDPAEPKSKQTSGDAAVYIEEGGTGPHSAVVTEDPGLPGMTIFRPENLEPFGGEQKLPILLWGNGACANTTQEHKNFLNEIASHGYLILAIGRLDKIDVRDETSRGPTSSQQLLDALDWITQQNGARDSQYHGKVDTSQVAAMGMSCGGLQAIEISGDPRIRTSVICNSGVLPNPSPLPGMPALSKDVLEDFHAPVLYIIGGPSDIAYENAVDDFERVDQVPIVLASLDVGHGGTYHRPHGGEFTGVALAWLDWQLKGEDAASDMLLNEDSPVRRSANWTVRTKNMP; from the coding sequence TGAGCAGCGTGGTCGGTTTTGTCGCGCGCGGTGGCGATGTCGTCTACCAGAAGGCTTTTGGCTGGAAGGATGTGGAGAACGAAATCCCGGCGACCACGGACGACTACTACGTGCTGTTTTCGCAAACGAAGGCCGTCACGACGGTGGCCTTCATGACCCTGGTGGAGCAGGGGCTGGTGTCGATCGACGACCCGGTCTCCAAGTATTTGCCGGAGTTCCCCGACCAGGTGGTGACGGAGGTGCATGCAGACGGCACCTACGAGACGCGCCCGGCCAAGACGCCCGTGACGTTTGTCCACCTCATGAGCCACACCTCCGGCCTCGGCGCCGGACTCGTCCGGGAGATCCGCATGGCGGAGCGCAAGGCGGGCGAGGCCCCGGCTGGCTTCGGCGGCTTTTCGCCGGAAAAGGTTCCCGCCGGACAGCATAGCGGCGGCGGAAATTACGAGGCCAAATACCTCGAAGAAGAAATGCTTTCGCTGGTGAAGTATCCGCTCGGCTTCGACCCCGGCACGCAGTGGAATTACCACGTGAGCACTAACATGCTTGCCTACATGGTCGAGCGCATTTCCGGTCAGCCGCTGCGCGAATATGTGAAGGAAAAGATCCTCGACCCGCTCGGCATGGACGAGACCGACTGGTATTATGGCGAAGAGGATCGCGAGCGCTTTGTGAAAGCCTACCGCGCCGTGGATGGAAAGCTCTTGCCCGGCACGAATATTTATAGCGAAGGCACCTTCAGCGAAGAGCAAACCTATGCCGAGGGCGCCATCGGCTTGAACGGGCCGATCGAAGACTACGCCAAGTTTTGCCAGATGCTGCTCAATAAAGGCGAATTCAACGGGCACCGTATTTTGAAGCCGGAGACGGTCGAGCTGATGACGACGATCAACCGCCTGCCGGAGAACAGCGGGGCAGAAAAGGGCTTCCAGTTCGGCCTCGGCTTCGAGTTGCACCCCGAGAAAAAGCCCGTGCCCGCGGTTTCGGATTCCGCCTTTGCCTGGGGCGGGATGCTCAAGACCGCCTATATCGTCGACCCCGAGAAGGACCTGATCGTCCTGTATTACACCAACATGTTTGAGGCGGAGGATCTTTACCCCAAATTTTTGGCGAAGGCCTACGCTCTGTTTGATCCCGCCGAGCCCAAGTCGAAGCAGACGTCCGGTGACGCGGCGGTCTACATCGAGGAAGGCGGCACGGGCCCTCACTCGGCTGTCGTGACCGAGGACCCGGGACTACCCGGGATGACGATCTTTCGTCCCGAGAATCTCGAGCCTTTCGGCGGCGAGCAAAAGCTCCCAATTCTGCTGTGGGGCAACGGCGCGTGTGCCAACACCACGCAGGAGCATAAGAACTTCCTCAACGAGATCGCATCGCACGGTTACCTGATCCTCGCCATCGGTCGGCTGGACAAGATCGACGTGCGCGACGAGACCTCCCGCGGGCCCACCTCCTCGCAGCAGTTGCTCGATGCGCTCGACTGGATCACTCAGCAGAACGGCGCGCGCGACAGCCAGTATCACGGCAAGGTTGATACGTCGCAGGTCGCCGCGATGGGGATGTCTTGCGGTGGGCTGCAGGCAATCGAGATTTCGGGCGATCCACGTATCCGCACCAGCGTCATCTGCAACAGCGGCGTGCTTCCGAACCCATCCCCCTTGCCCGGCATGCCCGCGCTCTCCAAGGACGTGCTCGAAGACTTCCACGCCCCGGTGCTCTACATCATCGGCGGGCCCTCCGACATCGCCTACGAAAACGCAGTGGATGACTTCGAGCGGGTCGATCAGGTGCCGATCGTGCTGGCCAGCCTCGATGTGGGCCATGGCGGTACCTACCACCGGCCGCACGGAGGCGAGTTCACCGGCGTGGCGCTGGCGTGGCTCGACTGGCAATTGAAAGGTGAGGACGCGGCATCGGATATGCTGCTAAACGAGGACAGTCCGGTCCGCCGTAGTGCGAACTGGACGGTAAGAACGAAGAACATGCCATGA